From a single Halobellus ruber genomic region:
- a CDS encoding MFS transporter, protein MKDTHAVIGLTLLLVVSVLAPFAGAVAAAPSGMVTVPDGQITEDVPAGESVPISAADLEGSVLADDHADTLEVIVTTPERADDKYLADDANVIGSGEVAIVLRDTQSHDGRDVAIDAGLLREALDSTPEMIYGTHSSGETWTSEATYEDGYLRFYVEKFSSNTVTFSGEFRTTGTFSDGSTVSYQLDDLDSASNVTVNLTGVSNAEFSSYTKTNVEDGGEIGSFAATETITDANVTLTGTRLRDTSPTSGVKFDTVTKVKGKIYTDGSGEYNVYLYRNGNQIASASPYVGADEQEAVGFGIDKTDTKGDTFSIGAPNANANTNYAESALPTNNIIGTSNGNISVKNLTNGETVTKSLGDIPPNTDITFYSDAGGVDANLTGTERTVTSDPTLQLNSNSTSYTGTLSDGETISRTINKDALQEGENTINVSLPDQSADAPTMQVEANISHDATSKQTVEYDGEKYSERYNISKTFASDRENAEATIPFEGTVTSIREVQVRENGGAWTTADSWSLDQTTLAVDVGSVSAGDTVTVRADGSKVVPNNGEIQVTDPAVLGRSDDPKIEVTSRSSGDFEILYSGTPEKERVHYAYNETWTDDSEYAYFTGNDQHFVAPNVEAGDKMRIGTIPVKVEPVSDDGDVEVIVTDPAQSDPQYRVRAGSGSGDTIKYTYIDAKDDAEYELYSETLGVVLDSGRANSPLTLTGTDDAGVVEWLLNSDSGGSTESDDDISVIGPIRDTSPGLLSGLPIGAIITVLGIGALGVFGVAYARGGREGIASVTSTATSAGGSIGSLLVSVVGWLRRHKYVSALLGGITGVALLATGAIAVPEGTVPAVFTVAVPIGAYLGLSALDRFSWPIWGVVTAISLIVGLVWFGVDLTGAFLNQQVTVILAVGGLYLLYQLIQAYRSPDSVTNFVLRGSRSSETNTETTESNRRE, encoded by the coding sequence ATGAAAGACACACACGCTGTGATCGGACTCACGCTGCTGTTGGTTGTATCGGTTCTCGCGCCCTTCGCGGGCGCTGTAGCAGCGGCCCCGTCAGGAATGGTGACGGTCCCTGACGGCCAGATCACTGAGGACGTACCGGCTGGTGAGTCGGTCCCGATCAGCGCTGCCGACCTGGAGGGCTCCGTCCTCGCGGATGATCACGCGGACACGCTGGAAGTAATCGTCACGACGCCGGAGCGCGCTGATGATAAGTACCTCGCCGACGATGCGAACGTGATCGGCAGCGGCGAGGTGGCAATCGTGCTGCGCGACACTCAGAGCCACGACGGCCGCGACGTGGCGATCGACGCCGGGCTGCTCCGTGAGGCGCTGGACTCGACACCGGAGATGATCTACGGCACGCACTCCTCAGGAGAGACCTGGACCTCAGAGGCGACCTACGAGGACGGCTACCTGCGGTTCTACGTGGAGAAGTTCTCCTCAAACACGGTGACGTTCTCCGGAGAGTTCCGGACGACCGGGACGTTCTCGGACGGCTCGACGGTCTCCTATCAGCTGGATGACCTCGACTCGGCGAGCAACGTGACGGTAAATCTGACTGGTGTGAGTAACGCTGAGTTCTCCTCGTACACCAAAACAAACGTCGAAGACGGTGGTGAAATTGGGTCATTCGCGGCGACTGAGACGATAACAGACGCAAATGTGACACTAACCGGCACACGGCTCCGTGATACCAGTCCGACGAGTGGAGTCAAATTCGACACCGTAACCAAGGTTAAAGGGAAAATATACACAGATGGGAGTGGAGAATACAACGTCTATCTGTATAGAAACGGCAATCAAATAGCCTCTGCGTCGCCATACGTGGGGGCTGATGAGCAGGAAGCTGTGGGGTTCGGTATAGATAAGACAGATACTAAAGGTGACACTTTCAGCATCGGGGCTCCGAATGCTAATGCGAACACCAATTATGCGGAGTCGGCTCTCCCGACGAATAATATTATTGGAACGAGTAACGGTAATATCTCAGTAAAGAACCTCACAAATGGAGAAACGGTTACTAAGTCATTAGGTGATATTCCCCCGAATACGGATATTACGTTCTATTCGGACGCTGGGGGCGTGGATGCAAACCTTACTGGGACCGAACGGACCGTAACAAGTGATCCCACACTCCAACTTAACAGCAATTCCACCAGCTACACCGGTACCCTATCAGATGGCGAAACTATCAGCCGGACCATCAACAAGGACGCACTCCAGGAGGGCGAGAACACGATCAACGTCTCCCTGCCGGACCAGTCGGCCGACGCGCCGACGATGCAGGTCGAGGCGAACATCAGCCACGACGCGACCTCGAAACAGACCGTCGAGTACGACGGCGAGAAGTACAGCGAGCGGTACAACATCTCGAAGACCTTCGCCAGCGACCGCGAGAACGCGGAGGCGACGATCCCATTTGAGGGGACGGTCACGTCGATCCGCGAGGTCCAAGTCCGCGAGAACGGCGGCGCCTGGACGACCGCCGACAGCTGGTCGCTCGACCAGACGACCCTGGCCGTCGATGTCGGCAGCGTCAGCGCGGGCGATACGGTGACGGTCCGGGCGGACGGCTCGAAGGTCGTCCCGAACAACGGCGAAATCCAGGTCACTGACCCGGCGGTCCTCGGCCGGTCGGACGATCCGAAGATCGAAGTCACCAGCCGATCGAGCGGTGACTTCGAAATCCTATACTCGGGGACCCCAGAGAAAGAGCGCGTCCACTACGCCTACAACGAAACGTGGACCGACGACAGCGAGTACGCCTACTTCACCGGCAACGACCAGCACTTCGTCGCACCGAACGTCGAAGCCGGCGATAAGATGCGGATCGGGACGATCCCCGTCAAGGTCGAACCCGTGAGTGATGACGGCGACGTCGAGGTGATCGTCACCGATCCCGCACAGTCGGACCCGCAGTACCGCGTGCGTGCCGGTAGTGGGTCGGGTGACACGATCAAGTACACGTACATCGACGCCAAAGATGACGCCGAGTACGAACTCTACAGCGAGACGCTCGGGGTAGTCCTCGACTCAGGAAGGGCGAACTCGCCGCTGACCTTGACTGGAACCGACGACGCCGGCGTCGTCGAGTGGCTGTTGAACAGCGACAGCGGCGGCTCGACAGAGAGCGACGACGACATCAGCGTGATCGGGCCGATACGCGACACCTCGCCGGGGCTGCTGAGCGGGCTCCCGATCGGCGCGATCATCACCGTGCTCGGCATTGGCGCACTCGGCGTCTTCGGTGTTGCGTACGCCCGTGGCGGCCGCGAAGGCATCGCCTCGGTCACCTCAACGGCAACAAGCGCCGGCGGATCGATCGGTTCACTGCTGGTAAGCGTGGTCGGCTGGCTTCGCCGACACAAATATGTGAGTGCCCTGCTCGGCGGGATCACCGGCGTGGCACTGCTGGCGACGGGCGCGATCGCGGTCCCGGAGGGCACTGTCCCGGCGGTGTTCACCGTCGCGGTCCCGATCGGTGCGTACCTCGGACTGTCCGCACTCGACCGGTTTAGTTGGCCGATCTGGGGGGTCGTGACGGCGATCAGTCTGATCGTCGGGCTGGTGTGGTTCGGCGTCGATCTCACGGGCGCGTTCCTCAACCAGCAGGTGACGGTCATCCTGGCGGTCGGGGGACTATACTTGCTCTACCAGCTGATCCAGGCCTACCGGTCGCCGGATTCGGTGACGAACTTCGTACTCCGCGGGAGCCGCAGCTCGGAGACCAACACCGAAACGACGGAGTCGAACCGGAGGGAGTGA